One Bacteroidota bacterium genomic region harbors:
- a CDS encoding MarR family transcriptional regulator, whose translation MKLNDLIHQAHFRTPALETLLNVMVTHSYVQGELQSVMQQEGLTHAQYNVLRILRGAETDRVPCAYIGERLLDRTPDVTRLLARLEANGYVKRRRADYDRRVVEVGITDLGREVLGRLDGPVDTRISSLTQHLTEDDLHTLSHLLEKLRADQV comes from the coding sequence GTGAAGCTCAACGATCTCATCCACCAAGCCCACTTCCGCACCCCCGCGCTGGAGACGCTGCTCAACGTCATGGTGACGCACAGCTACGTCCAGGGCGAGCTGCAGAGCGTGATGCAGCAGGAGGGCCTGACGCACGCGCAGTACAACGTCCTCCGCATCCTGCGCGGCGCCGAGACCGACCGCGTCCCGTGCGCCTACATCGGCGAACGGCTCCTCGACCGGACGCCCGACGTGACGCGCCTCCTCGCCCGCTTGGAGGCGAACGGCTACGTCAAGCGCCGCCGTGCTGACTACGACCGCCGCGTCGTCGAGGTCGGCATCACTGACCTAGGCCGGGAGGTCCTCGGGCGCCTCGACGGCCCTGTGGACACGCGCATTTCTTCCCTCACGCAGCACCTCACGGAGGACGATCTCCACACGCTCTCGCACCTCCTCGAAAAGCTGCGCGCCGACCAGGTGTGA
- a CDS encoding NAD-dependent protein deacetylase — MLPTTAPATTLDALVDLLRDRRIAVLVGAGLSTDSGIPDYRGPGTRHRKRSPIQYDDFVRSAAARQRYWARASRGWPRVAQAQPNAGHRALAQLDAAGRLTGTITQNVDGLDRAARMVEGTDSHAPVVDLHGRLADAVCLACQRVYPRTDVQGWIAEVNPGHLEPFDADLLAPDGDFELADEAVARFVPPTCPVCDGALKPDVVFFGESVPKPRVAQAQALVADADALLVVGSSLAVYSGYRFVRQADKADTPVAIVTLGDTRGHRHATVALDAPLGTTLPALANRLLA; from the coding sequence ATGCTCCCAACGACCGCACCCGCCACCACCCTCGATGCACTCGTGGACCTGCTCCGCGACCGGCGCATCGCCGTGCTCGTCGGCGCGGGGCTCTCGACGGACTCGGGCATCCCGGACTACCGAGGTCCCGGCACGCGGCACCGGAAGCGGAGCCCGATCCAGTACGACGACTTCGTGCGGAGCGCTGCTGCCCGGCAGCGCTACTGGGCGCGGGCGAGCCGGGGGTGGCCGCGCGTCGCGCAGGCGCAGCCCAACGCCGGGCACCGCGCGCTGGCACAACTCGACGCGGCGGGCCGCCTCACGGGCACGATCACGCAGAACGTCGACGGCCTCGACCGCGCCGCACGCATGGTGGAAGGCACCGACTCGCATGCCCCCGTCGTAGATCTACACGGGCGGCTGGCGGACGCGGTCTGCCTCGCCTGCCAGCGCGTCTACCCGCGCACCGACGTGCAAGGCTGGATCGCCGAGGTGAATCCGGGCCACCTCGAACCGTTCGACGCCGACCTGCTCGCGCCCGACGGCGACTTCGAGCTAGCCGACGAAGCCGTTGCGCGCTTCGTCCCGCCGACGTGTCCGGTGTGTGACGGCGCGCTCAAACCGGACGTGGTCTTCTTCGGCGAATCGGTCCCGAAACCTCGCGTGGCGCAGGCGCAGGCCCTCGTCGCGGACGCCGACGCGCTGCTCGTCGTCGGGTCGAGCCTCGCGGTCTACAGCGGCTACCGCTTCGTGCGGCAAGCCGACAAGGCGGACACGCCCGTCGCCATCGTCACGCTCGGCGACACGCGCGGGCATCGGCATGCGACCGTCGCCCTGGATGCACCGCTCGGGACGACACTCCCCGCGCTCGCGAACCGACTGCTCGCCTAG